One part of the Streptomyces sp. AM 2-1-1 genome encodes these proteins:
- the yicI gene encoding alpha-xylosidase yields MKFTDGFWQMRDGVVASYATEVRDLRLDTDRLTAYAAVKRVTRRGDTLNAPLITVEAHSPAEGVIGVRVTHHAGKRRPGPEFDLPGATGEATAGTRRENGTAELTSGPLTLRLSDSGAFGLDFLDGEGRLLTAAGPKGTAFATVPDGGHHMFAQLALGVGETIHGLGERFTPYVKNGQVVDIWQADGGTSSEQAYKNIPFYLSSRGYGVFVNHPGKVSFEVGSEAVGQVQFSVEDQTLEYFVIAGPTPKDVLARYTALTGRPALPPAWSFGLWLTTSFTTSYDEETVTSFVEGMSDRGIPLSVFHFDCFWMREYQWSDFEWDPEVFPDPVGMLARLKDRGLRICLWINPYIAQKGALYAEGAEKGYFVETADGDVWQWDKWQAGMALVDFTNPEATAWFQSKLKVLLDQGVDGFKTDFGERIPTDVVWHDGSDPERMHNYYTHLYNKAVFDLLEKERGQGEAVLFARSATAGGQQFPVHWGGDCWSSFGAMAESLRGGLSLSLSGFGFWSHDIGGFEGTPDPAVFKRWLAFGLLSSHSRLHGSSSYRVPWEFGDEAVDVARQFTELKHRLMPYLYGAAVEAHRTGVPVMRPMLLEFPDDPATRTVDRQYLLGGDVLVAPVFTEDGQVEYYVPEGTWTHLLTGETVTGPAWRHETHGFDSLPLLVRPGAVLPLGADVSRPDGDWLDGLELRVYAPAGTGDFSRTVTVPDLTGAPAATFRVVREGGTIHVTSDTERPYAIEVVGEDGVRVVRG; encoded by the coding sequence ATGAAGTTCACCGACGGCTTCTGGCAGATGCGGGACGGTGTGGTCGCCTCGTACGCCACCGAAGTCCGCGATCTGCGCCTGGACACCGACCGGCTCACGGCCTACGCCGCCGTCAAGCGGGTCACGCGCCGGGGCGACACGCTCAACGCCCCGCTCATCACCGTCGAGGCGCACTCGCCCGCCGAGGGCGTCATCGGCGTGCGCGTCACCCACCACGCCGGAAAGCGCCGTCCCGGACCCGAGTTCGACCTGCCCGGCGCCACCGGGGAGGCGACCGCCGGCACCCGCCGCGAGAACGGCACCGCCGAGCTCACCAGCGGCCCGCTCACCCTGCGGCTCTCCGACTCCGGCGCCTTCGGCCTGGACTTCCTGGACGGCGAGGGCCGCCTGCTGACGGCGGCGGGCCCCAAGGGCACCGCCTTCGCCACCGTGCCGGACGGCGGACACCACATGTTCGCGCAGCTCGCCCTCGGTGTCGGCGAGACCATCCACGGACTGGGCGAGCGCTTCACCCCGTACGTGAAGAACGGCCAGGTCGTCGACATCTGGCAGGCGGACGGCGGGACCAGCAGCGAGCAGGCGTACAAGAACATCCCGTTCTACCTCTCCTCGCGCGGCTACGGCGTCTTCGTCAACCACCCCGGCAAGGTCTCCTTCGAGGTCGGTTCCGAGGCCGTGGGCCAGGTGCAGTTCAGCGTCGAGGACCAGACGCTGGAGTACTTCGTCATCGCCGGCCCGACGCCCAAGGACGTCCTCGCCCGCTACACCGCGCTGACCGGCCGCCCCGCGCTGCCACCGGCCTGGTCCTTCGGCCTCTGGCTGACGACCTCCTTCACCACCTCGTACGACGAGGAGACCGTCACCTCGTTCGTGGAGGGCATGTCGGATCGGGGCATCCCGCTCTCCGTCTTCCACTTCGACTGCTTCTGGATGCGCGAGTACCAGTGGTCGGACTTCGAGTGGGACCCGGAGGTGTTCCCGGACCCGGTCGGCATGCTGGCCCGCCTCAAGGACCGGGGGCTGCGGATCTGCCTCTGGATCAACCCGTACATCGCGCAGAAGGGCGCCCTGTACGCGGAGGGGGCCGAGAAGGGCTACTTCGTCGAGACCGCCGACGGTGACGTCTGGCAGTGGGACAAGTGGCAGGCCGGCATGGCGCTGGTCGACTTCACGAACCCCGAGGCGACCGCCTGGTTCCAGAGCAAGCTGAAGGTCCTGCTCGACCAGGGCGTCGACGGCTTCAAGACCGACTTCGGCGAGCGCATCCCGACGGACGTCGTCTGGCACGATGGCTCCGACCCCGAGCGGATGCACAACTACTACACCCACCTCTACAACAAGGCCGTCTTCGACCTCCTGGAGAAGGAGCGCGGCCAGGGCGAGGCCGTCCTCTTCGCCCGCTCGGCGACCGCCGGAGGCCAGCAGTTCCCCGTCCACTGGGGCGGCGACTGCTGGTCCTCCTTCGGCGCGATGGCCGAGTCGCTGCGCGGCGGGCTCTCGCTGAGCCTCTCCGGCTTCGGCTTCTGGAGCCACGACATCGGCGGCTTCGAGGGCACCCCCGACCCGGCCGTCTTCAAGCGCTGGCTCGCCTTCGGCCTCCTTTCCTCGCACAGCCGCCTGCACGGCTCCTCGTCGTACCGCGTGCCGTGGGAGTTCGGCGACGAGGCGGTGGACGTGGCCCGGCAGTTCACCGAACTGAAGCACCGCCTGATGCCGTACCTCTACGGCGCCGCCGTCGAGGCGCACCGCACCGGCGTCCCGGTGATGCGCCCGATGCTGCTGGAGTTCCCGGACGACCCGGCGACCCGCACGGTGGACCGGCAGTACCTCCTCGGCGGCGACGTGCTGGTCGCCCCCGTCTTCACCGAGGACGGACAGGTCGAGTACTACGTCCCCGAGGGCACCTGGACCCACCTGCTCACCGGCGAGACGGTCACCGGCCCGGCCTGGCGCCACGAGACGCACGGCTTCGACAGTCTGCCGCTCCTGGTCCGGCCCGGGGCGGTACTGCCGCTCGGCGCGGACGTCTCGCGCCCGGACGGCGACTGGCTGGACGGCCTCGAACTGCGGGTGTACGCCCCGGCCGGCACCGGCGACTTCTCCCGCACGGTCACCGTCCCCGACCTCACCGGCGCCCCCGCGGCGACCTTCCGGGTGGTCCGCGAGGGCGGCACGATCCATGTGACCTCGGACACGGAGCGGCCGTACGCGATCGAGGTCGTCGGCGAGGACGGAGTGCGGGTGGTCCGCGGCTGA